In Rhizorhabdus phycosphaerae, the genomic stretch GCCTTGCCGACACCGTAGATCGCCTCCAGCGGCTCGTCATTGGCCAGCAGATAAGCGGCGACCTTTGCGACATCCATGGGGCTGCCTCCGCCAAATCCGACAACAGCCACGGCGCCCGCGTCTCGACCCTGGGCGACTGCTTTGAGTACGGTTGCATCCGAAGGGTCCGGTTCGACGGAATCGAAGATGGATACGCTTCGTCCACTGCGTTCCAGCGCGGCCAGCGCGACATCCGCCAATCCATGCGCCAGAAGTTGCTTGTCGGTGACGAACAGGACGGGACCGGGCGGAAGCAACTCGGCCATCTGTGCGGTCGATGCGGCGCCACAGCGCAGCGACGGGCCATAAGTAAAGGGAAATCCGTTTGTCATCGGCGGCCTAATGCTCCCGGGCTTGTAAAATAGGAGGGAGCGGCTGCTGCTTCGTTCACGATGAAGCCGCCTCGTCGTTCAGAAAAAGCAACGGATCGGCGCGCTGTCCTTCATCCGCCAGAACTCTGGAAACGAGGCGCAAAGCGAGTGACCTGCGGATAGGCTGGCCCTTGCGAAGCTTGGCCCAGGTATTCCAGCTGATCCCGAACTGATCGTTGAGCGAGGAGGGCGTCTGGGACTGGCAGCGCTGCATCATGCCATGGACCAGCCCGCTGTCGACGACGCAGGCGCGGGGGCGGACACGCCGCATCGGTGAGGTTATGTCATGCTGCATGGCCCTCTGCCTCCGCAGAATGGGGGAGCCATGGAGTGGCCGCCGCGAGACGGCCTTCTATCGCGGCGATGGCGGCTTCCTCGGCTTGCGCTTCCCCGATCGGGTCGAGACCCGAGAGCAGCCGGGTCCTTACCCGCTCGTCGATCGCAAAAGGGTGAGCCTCTTCGCCATGGAAGATGGTGCGCCGTTCCAAATCGACGCAAAGCGTCGCCCCCGATTGCGCCAAATCCATCAGATGCGCGAGAAGATCGATGGGGACGGTGATGGGCAGCAGGCCGTTATTGATGCTGTTGTTATAGAAGATATCCGCTATCCGGCTGGATATCACGCAGCATATGCCGAAGTCGGCCAGTGCCCAGGCCGCGTGCTCGCGGCTCGACCCGCAGCCAAAATTGTCGCCCGCCACGAGGATAGTCGCCTCGTTCCAGGGCGCCTGATCGAGCACGAAACCCGGTACAGGCGTTCCGTCAGGCGCGTGGCGCTGATCGTAGAACAGCGCAGCCTTTAGGCCCTTGCGCTCGACGGTCTTGAGGAACTGCTTCGGAACGATCTGATCGGTGTCGACATTGGCGAGGGGCAAGGGGGCGGCGATACCGCAATGACGGGTGAAGGGCTTCATGACATCAGCTTCCGGACATCCGTGATCCTGCCGGTTACCGCCGCTGCAGCCGCCATCGCCGGACTCATCAGGTGGGTGCGTCCACCGCGGCCCTGTCGACCTTCGAAATTGCGGTTCGACGTCGATGCGCAGCGTTCCCCCGGCATCAGCCGGTCGGGATTCATGCCGAGGCACATCGAACAGCCTGGCTCTCGCCATTCCAGTCCGGCCGCGACGAAAATGCTGTCGAGGCCCTCTGCCTCCGCTTGCGCCCGCACAAGGCCCGAGCCGGGTACGACAAGCGCACGAACCCCGGCGGCGACGGTGCGGCCGCGGACCACCTCTGCTGCCGCGCGGAGGTCCTCGATGCGGCTGTTCGTGCAGCTGCCGATGAACACGCGGTCGATCGGCGTGCCGGCGATCGGCTCGCACGCCTTCAGCGCCATATAATCGAGCGCTTGCGATTTGCTGGCCCTGCGATCGGGGTCGTCGATCGAACCCGGATCGGGAATGGTCGCGTCTATGGCGATGACATCTTCCGGGCTGGTGCCCCAGCTCACCTGCGGGGCAAGCGACGAAACGTCGATGACGAACTCTTCGTCGAACCGGGCGTCGGCATCGCTGGACAGGGTACGCCAATAGGCGAGGGCGGCCTCCCAGTCCGCGCCGTGAGGGGCAGAAGGCCTGCCGGCGAGATAGTCGAACGTCTTTTCGTCGGGAGCAACCAGCCCCGCGCGCGCACCTGCCTCGATCGTCATGTTGCAGAGCGTCATCCGCCCTTCCATCGACAGGGCCGACACGGCCTCGCCGACATATTCGATGACCGCTCCCGTGCCGCCGCCGGTGCCGATCGACGCAATCATCGCAAGCGCCATGTCCTTCGCACCGACATAGGCCGGTGGCTTGCCCGCGAAGCGGATGCGCATGTTGCGCGATTTGCGCGTCCGCAGCGTCTGGGTGGCCAGGACATGCTCCACGTCCGACGTGCCTATGCCGTGGGCCAGCGCCCCGAAAGCCCCATGGGTCGATGTATGGCTGTCGCCGCAGACGATCGTCATGCCAGGCTGCGTGCGTCCCTGTTCGGGCCCCACGACATGAACGATCCCGTTGCGGGGATCGCCCATGCGGAACGCTTCGATTCCGGCTTCAGCCGTGTTGCGCTCCAAGGTCTGGAGTTGCACGCGCGCTTCCTCATCCTGCACACCGGCAAGTCCGAGGGCCTGATCGGCGGTCGGGATATTGTGGTCGAACACGGCCAGTGTCCTAGCAGGGCGGCGCACGGGCCGGCCCGCTTCACGCAGACCGGCGAAAGCCTGCGGGCTCGAGATTTCATGAAGCAGATGGAGGTCGATGTACAGGAGCGAGTCGCCGCTATCGCCAAGCGGCGTGGAGTGCGCTTCCCAAATCTTGTCGTAGAGCGTTCGAGCGTTCGACACGGACAATCGCACCCTCAAGAGTGTATACTTATCCTGTAAGCGTGACTCATTAGGTCGCTATATTACGCCCTTGTCAAGCAGCGAGTCTCAATTTATGTGTACAAAATACCGCTGAGGCCAGTTCGGCATCGAGGCGCCTGAGGCGGTGCTGCCCACAAGTGTCTGCCGTCACTTTTACGTTCCAGACCGTCCGGGCTTCGGTGGTGGGTTTGAATGTCGGGGACCACGATCGTCGCTCGTTCGGCGGGTCGACGTCGTTGTTTCCGGAAAGCAATTCACGAAGAGGGGCGTCGAATGGGCTATCGCTTGGGCGTAGACGTTGGAGGAACTTTCACCGACCTTCTGCTCTTTGAAGACCAGTCGGGTCAGTTCTGGCGGCACAAGACGCCGTCGACTCCCCATGACAGTTCCGAGGGCATCTTGAGCGGCGTCGAGGCCGTGTGCGCCCAGGCCGGAATCTCGCCCAAGGAAATCGGAATTTTTCTTCATGGCACCACTGTCGCCACCAACGCCGTTCTGGAAGGGAAAGGCGCCCGGGTCGGCCTCGTTACCACCGAGGGCTACCGCCAGATTCTGCAGATCGCCCGAAGCTTTGTGCCCGGTGGACTCGCCGGATGGATCGTATGGCCGAAACCCGAGCCGCTGGCGAAGCTCGAGGACACAGTCGAGATCAAGGGACGGATGACCGCCAAGGGGACGGAACTGCGTCCGCTGGACGAGGAAGAGATTCGTTCAAAGCTCGAGACGCTGAAGGCCAATGGGGTCGAAGCCCTGACGGTGAGCCTGATGAACGCCTATTTGAACGGCGAGCACGAACGGGTCGTCGAGCGCATCGCCCAGGACGTCATGCCCGGTGTGCCGATCTCGCTGAGCCATCAGGTGCTCCCGGAAATGCAGGAATATGAGAGAACGCTGACGACCGTCGCCAACGCCGCCGTGCGGCCCGTTGTCGGGCGCTACGTCCGCAATCTGCGCGATAAGCTCGAACGCGTCGAGATGAAGGGGCAACTCGCGCTTCTGCGCTCCGATGGCGGCCTGATGTCCTCGCAGAAGTCCGAAGAGCAGCCTGTGTCGCTGCTGATGTCCGGGCCGGCGGGCGGCGTAACGGGAGCCTTGTGGGTGGCGCGCAACGCCGGCCTGAAGAATATCCTGACGCTGGATGTTGGGGGCACTTCCACCGACGTCGCGCTGATCGAGGGTGGCGAGCCGCGCCGGGTGCGGACGACCGAAGTGGGCCACCTTTCGGTCCGCGCATCTTCGCTCGACGTGAAAACAGTCGGGGCTGGAGGCGGCTCGATCGCCTATGTTCCCGAACTCACCAAGGCCCTGCGCGTCGGCCCCCAGTCGGCCGGCGCCGTTCCGGGACCGGTTGCCTATGGCAAGGGCGGTACGCTTCCTACGGTGACTGACGCCAATGTCGTACTCGGCTATCTGCCGGAAAATCTTCTCGGCGGCAGCTTCAAGCTGGATCGTGCCGGGGCGGCGCGCGCCGTGCAGACGATCGCCGATGCCCTGGGTATCGGCCTGACTGAGGCCGCCCGCGGCATCATCGATATCGTCAACGAGAATATGTTCGGTGCGCTGCGCATGATCTCTGTCCAGCAGGGCTATGATCCGCGCGAGTTCGCATTGATGGGATTCGGCGGCGCGGGCCCGTTGCACGTCAACGCCGTCGCCCGTCTGATGGGGAGCTATCCGGCCGTCTCGCCGGTATCGCCTGGCGTCCTGTGTGCGCTCGGTGACGCTACCACCCGCATGCGGACAGAAACCGCCCGCTCGCTCTCGCGCCTCCGTTCGGCGATCACGGGGGAAGAAGTGATCGCTATCTTGCAAGATATGGAACGCCAGGTTCGCGACACTCTGATCGCCGACGGGCTCGCTCCCGACACGATCGAGACCAGCTTCGAAATCGATGTCCGCTATTCGGGACAGGCCTTCGAAGTGCCGATGACGGCGACCATCGATCAGATCCGGGAAGCGGGGATCGACGGCCTCGCCCGCCGGTTCGACGATGAGCATCGTCGTCTCTTCACCTTCAACATGGATGCGGAGCACGAACTCGTGAATCTCCGTGCGGTAGCGCTGGGACGGGCGCTCGAACTGCCGTCGATCGCTCTCGAACGGGGCGACGGTGATCCGCGCGCGGCGAAGATACGGGATCACGAACTCTGGATGGATGGCGGCCCACGGGCCGCCGCGATTTACGATCGCGCGCGCCTGCGTGCCGGCGACGTGATCCCGGGACCCGCAATCGTGATCGAGATGGACTCGACCACGCTCATCGAAACCAAGCACATCGCCCGCGTCGACGACTACGGCAACCTGCTCATCATCCCGGCCTGACCGGTTCGCGAAGGGTAAAAGCAATGGCTCAGATCATCGAAACCAGCCCGCAACCGTTCAAGACCGTGGCCATCGATCCCGTGACGCTCGACATCGTCGAGAACGCGCTGAGGAATGCGCGGGTGGAAATGGACACCACCCTCGTGCGCACCGCGATGTCACCCGGCATTCGCGAGCAGGGCGACGCTTTTCCGCTCATCGCCGATCACAAGGGTCGCATGATCGTCGGGCAATTCGGAAGCTATATCGGCCCGTTCCTCGATGGCTATTCCGGGACGCTGGAGGATGGGGACATGATCATGCTGTCCGATCCCTATTCGGTCGGCGGTGCGATCAGCCATTCCAACGACTGGCTGGTGCTGCTGCCGGTGTTCAAGGATGGACGGCTGATAGCCTACACCTCGATGTTCGGGCACCAGTCCGACATTGGCGGGATGGTCCCCGGATCGATGCCGATCCACGCAACGTCTATCTTCCAGGAGGGCGTGCGCGTGCCACCGGTTAAGATCTGGCGGAAGGGCGAATATCAGGAAGACGTCGTCAATCTGATAATGGCGCAGGTGCGCACCGCCGACTGGTGCATGGCCGATCTCAACGCGCTGATCGCCTCCTGCCGCGTGGCCGCCCGCCGGGTCGTCGAAATCGCCGAGCGCTTCGGCGACGACGTGTTCGTATCGGCCTGCGAGGAACTGCTCCAGCGTAACCATCGCGCGATGAAGCAGCTGATCGACACCGCGATCAGCGAGGAAAAGGTCAGCTTCGAGGACTATATCTGCGACGATGGGCTCGGCTACGGGCCCTACAAGATAAAGTGCACGATGTGGCGCGAGAACGACCGCGTCGTTCTCGATTTCGACGGTACCGATCCGCAAAGCCGGGCATCGATCAACTTTTTCCTGAACGAGAACATGATGCGCATGTTCTTCGGCATCTACATGATCATGGTCTTCGACCCGCAGATCCTGTTCAACGACGGCTATTATGACCTGATCGACGTGCGGATCCCCGAAGGTTCGCTGCTCAAGCCGCGGTTCCCTGCGGCACTGTCGGGCCGCACCCACGCGCTCGGCCGTATGTTCGACATTCTCGGCGGGCTGCTCGGCCAGAAGACGCCCGAGTTTCTGACAGCCGCGGGCTTCTCTTCTTCGCCCCATCTCTTCTATTCGGGGACCGATGCGGCCGGGAAATATTTCCAGCTGTTCCAGATTGGCTTCGGGGGGATCCCCGGCCGGCCGATCGGCGACGGCCCGGACGGCCACTCGTTGTTCCCCAATTTCACCAACGTGCCGAACGAGTTCCTCGAGCGCTATTTCCCGCTGATCATCGAGCGGTACGAGACCGAGCCTGACTCGGGCGGCGCAGGTCTTCACCGCGGCGGCAACGGCATCCGCATGTCCTATCGCTTCCTGGAGGCCGGTTTGATCGCCATTCACGACGATCGCTGGTTCGTTCCGCCCTGGGGCGTGAACGGTGGCGAACCCGGCCGGCGCGCGCGAAAGATCCTCGAAAAGACCGATGGCACGACGGTCGTCGTCGGGAACAAGGTAGAGGATGTTGCCGTCGAGGCGGGCGATGTACTGCACTTCATCACCTGGGGCGGCGCGGGCTGGGGCGATCCCTATGAACGCGATGCCGAACTCGTCGGCCTGGAAATCCGCAGGGGACTGGTCACTCCGGCCGGCGCGCGCGCCTATGGCGTCGTGGCCGATGCGGGCGGGGTCGTCGATCTTGCCGCGACGGAGGAACTGCGCGCCCAATTACGCGCCGAGCGCGGCAGCAGCATCCCCGTGTTCAATTATGGGGCTCCCATCGAAGAGTTGCGGGCGCGGTCCATCGAGGAGACGGGCCTTCCCGCACCGATCCAGCCGCGCTGGCAGGTGGCGCCCATGGCGGTCGCGGCAGAGTAAGAATGGAACGGGTGGGCCCCCCTCTTTCCGCCCCTGCGGTCGGTCGGGGCGCCGGCGCGCGAGATTCAGGTCCCCAAGGGGCCAGTATCATCGATGATCAGCGTAAAAACACGGATGTGATTTCGGAGAGCGATCGGCTCGTCTATGTAGCGCGCGATTCAGGAGACTATTGATGTCGCGTGCGTCCGACCTTGCTTACGATACGATACGGGCCAAGATATTGTCGGGTGAGCTGGCACCGATGACCCAGCTCAAGGAAGAAGAGCTGGCCGAGATGTGCGGTGTGTCGCGAACGCCGATCCGCGATGCGCTGCGCCGGCTCGAGGCTGATATGCTGGTCCGGAGGACCGACACGCAGCGCACCTTCGTTCCGGACTGGTCGCCCGAGGAGGTCGAGGAGATCTTCACCCTCCGCATGCTGCTCGAAAGCCACGCCGCAGGGCGGGCGGCACGCTTCGTCACGGCGGAAGAGATCGAAACGCTGCGCAGCTATACCAACCTCATTCGGGATGCGATCGAAAAGCCGGATTTCGATTCGCTGACCTTCGTCGAGAACAATCGCCTGTTTCACAATCTGATCCTGTCGATCGCCAAGTCCGATCGGCTGGCCAAGATACGCGGGATGATCGTCGAGCAGGGCATCCTCCACCGCACCGCGCGCCATTATGACCGCGTGGGGCTCCGCCGCAGCCATGCCGACCATGAAGAGTTGCTGCTGGCGTTCGAAGCGCGCGACGAAGCCTGGGCCAGCGCGATCATGGCGGGTCATATTCTGCGCGCTTATCATGTGACCATGCGCGAATATGCGTTTCAGACGGAAGAATCGGAGGCGCAAGCCACCGAAGGTGCCATGGCCACGTCCGAAGAACGGTAAACATTGTCCCCCCTTTGCCAGGGGCGACGCAGCAGAGGGTTAGCGATGTCTCAGAGGGTGAAGGTAGCTGCGGCCCACGTCTCGCCGGTTTTCATGAAGCCGATGGAGAGCGCCGAAAAGGCTGCGGAATGGATCAGGCGGGCAGGAGCCGACGGGATCGATCTGATCGTTTTCCCCGAGGTCTACCTTCCCGGCTTCCCCTATTGGATCAACAATTATCCGCCGCTGCATCAGGTGGCCATGAATCGTCGCTATCAGGATGCATCGGTGGAAGTTAACGGGCCGGAAATCGCCTGCATCCGCGCGGCGGCCCGCGACGCCGGCGTGGTCGTCGTCATGGGCGCAAGCGAGCGGGCCGAGGGCGGGCGCACCTGCTTCAACAGTGCCATCCTGATCGACAAGGACGGCGAATTGGTGGGCGTTCACCGGAAGCTGAAGCCGACCTATGCCGAACGCTATATCTGGGGGCAGGGTGACGGATCGGGCCTTTGGGTGAAGCCCACCGCCGCGGGCCGGGTCGGCGCGCTCTGCTGCTGGGAGCACACCATGAACCTGGCGCGGCAGGCCATCGCCGAGCAGCAGGTCCAGATTCATGCGGCGCTGTGGCCGGGGCTGTCGACCATGGCCGGGTTCGAGGCCGTCGCCGACATTCAGATCGATGCCATGATGCGCAACCACGCGCTCACCGCGCAATGCTTCGTCGTATGCGCATCCAGCCCGGTGACCCAGGAGATCATGGATTTTCTGCAGCAGGAGTTCGGCTCGGCCGACATGCTGGCGGTCGGTGCCGGCTATTCGGCGGTCTTCCATCCTTTTGCCGCCGCCGTGGCGGGACCGAAGAAGGGGCTTGAAGAAGGGCTCGTCGTGGCGGAGATCGATCTGGACGACTGCTCCGACGCCAAGATGTGGCTGGACGGCAGCGGCCATTATTCGCGGCCCGACGTCCTCGCCCTGCTCTTCGACCGCCGCCCTAAGCCCACCATGGTGGAGGTGAGGGATCAGTTTAAGGATTAGGCTCGCACCTGATCCGCTGCGGGGTCGTCGGTGCCCAATCGCCTGCCAGCCTCGCATTCGGGCCGGCAGCCAGTTCGCGTTCCCATTCTTCGCCGGACCAGCGACAGCGTTTACGCGCCTGCGCGATAGAACGACGGATCGCTTAGCCAGTCGTTGATGGCGGACCCGCGCCATTCAGCGCGGCCTATGCTGATCTCGAAGTTTCTGGGGCGGTCATGTATTGCATGTTGCGGTACATGGTCGAGCGGCTGACGACGGCCCGCTTGAGGATCGCGGTAATCAGCAGAACGGCGTTTTCCGTACTTCAGCACGGGCGCTATCAACTGCTGCTAAATCTTTGGAAATATGGCGCACCCGAAGGGATTCGAACCCCTGGCCTCTGCCTTCGGAGGGCAGCGCTCTATCCAGCTGAGCTACGGGTGCGTTGGGGGCCGCTTAGCAAAGGGAAAGGGGCACCGCCAGAGCTAATTGGCGGCAAGCCGGTCCTCTGCCGCTATTTCGGCGCGCCGCTGATCGGCTGGAACTTGCCAAGGCCGCAGGAGGCGCCGATCGGGATGGGCGGGGTGCGCAGCACGGTGATGATGTCGACCGAGCAGAGCTGCGGCAGCGAGGTCGCATAGCCGAAGCGCTCCTCATAGCCGAGGCCCGAGCAGGCATAGGGCAGGGTGTTTCGATAGACCTTGCCGTTGTTCATGTAGAAGTCGATCGTGCGGTCGTCGCGGACGCGCGTGTTGCGGATCGAGCGGAGGGGGATGCAGTCCTCGACCTTGCCGTCGGGCTTGATCTTCGCTTCCTGCTCTGGCTTCAGCGGGCGGCTCTGGCCGGCCGATCCGGCGGCGCAGAGCAGGGCGACGGCAAGGGCCAGGGCACGCTTCGTTCGACCACGCATCGGAACATCCTTTCCCAGATCATCGATCCTTCGGTCCATGATCATAAGACGATATCGTCCGCGCCGCGCCTTGAAAATGCCGCCCTTCGTTCAGGCCTTGGGCGCAGGCGGCGCCGGAGTCTTCGGCTTGAACCGGCATAGATCCTCGACTGGGCAGCGCCAGCATTCGGGCTTGCGCGCCTTGCAGATATAGCGGCCGTGCAGGATCAGCCAGTGATGCGCGCCCTGCAGGAAGGGCTTGGGCGTGACCTTCTCCAGCTTGAGTTCGACCTGGAGGACATTTTTGCCCGGTGCGAGGCCGGTGCGGTTGGAGACGCGGAAGATATGCGTGTCGACCGCGATCGTCTCGGCGCCGAAGGCGGTGTTCAGGACGACGTTCGCGGTCTTGCGGCCGACGCCCGGCAGCGCCTCGAGCGCCTCGCGATCCTGCGGTACCTCGCCGCCATGCTGGTCGACGAGGATGCGGGCCGCGGCGATGGCGTTCTTCGCCTTCGTGTTGAACAGGCCGATCGTCTTGATGTGCTGCTTGAGCCCCTCTTCGCCGAGTTCGAGCATCTGCTCCGGCGTGGTGACCTTGGCGAAGAGCGGGCCGGTCGCCTTGTTCACCCCGACATCGGTCGCCTGCGCCGACAGGGCGACCGCGACCAGCAGCGTATAGGGATTGACGTAGTGGAGCTCGGTCACCGGCGCGGGATCATTTTCCGCCAGCCGCCGATAGAATTCGAAGACGTCGGCCTTCTTCACAGGCCCAGCACGTCGTTCATCGAATAGCGGCCGGGCGCCTGACCGACCATCCACAGGCAGGCCTTGACCGCCCCGCGCGCGAAGATCGTTCGGTTCTCGGCGCGGTGGCCCAGTTCGATCCGCTCATTGTCGCTGGCGAGGACCACCATATGGTCCCCCGCGACCGAACCGCCGCGCAATGACGCATAGCCGATCGTGCCCTCTTCGCGCGGACGGTCGTTGCCGTGGCCGATCCGGTCGAAGCGGTTGAGCGTCGCCGCGTTCGACCCGCGTCCCGCCGCCGCTGCCTCGCCAAGCAGCAGCGCCGTGCCCGAGGGCGCGTCGACCTTGTGGCGGTGGTGCATCTCGACAATCTCGATGTCCCAGTCGGAGCCGAGCCGCGCGGTCGCCTCGCGTACCAGATGCGCGAGCAGGTTCACGCCGAGTGAGGTGTTCGCCGACTGGAGCACGGCCAGCCCTGCTGCGGCGGCCTCATTAACCAGCGCATGATGCTCGGGCTGAAGGCCGGTGGTACCGATCACGATCGGAACCCCGGCGGCGCGGGCGGCGGCGAGATGGCCGGCAAGCGCCACGGGAGCGGAGAAATCGACCAGCACGTCGCAATGGCTGGCGAGCGTCGCGACGTCGCCATGGTCGCCGAACACCGCTCCGCCGACGTCGACCCCGCCTGCCAGCGTCGCGCCCATCGCCGGCGCGGCGGCGGCGATCGCCTGGCCCATCCGTCCCTGCGCGCCCAAGATTCCGATTGCGGCCATGCCCTGTCCCTTTTCGATCCGCGCGCTTCATGGCGTCCGTCCGCGCAGGACGCAAGCGCTCCGCGAGCGCAGCGCGGTCGATAGCTCTGGCCTCACAGGCCGGGACATGCTCAACTGATGTGGCGGAGGGCGCTGGCGAGGACCGATCATGACATCGCAGGACTGGCAATTCTCACTCGACGCCGCGCTGGCCACGCTGCCGGACGATCAGGGGCGCCTCTTCACCTATCCCTTCCGGCACGGGTCGATGCGCATCGGCGTCTATGCGCCGCGGGGCGAAGATGATCAGGCGCCGCACGAACAGGACGAACTCTATATCGTCGCTTCGGGTTCGGGCTGGTTCGTGAAGAATGGTGAGCGCCGGCCGGTCAAGGCACAGGACGCGATCTTCGTCGAGGCGCATGCCTTCCATCGTTTCGAGGATTTCAGCGACGATTTCGTCACCTGGGTGATTTTCTGGGGACCCAAGGGCGGCGAATGAGGTGCGCGATCGCGGCCAGTGCCGCATTGTTGT encodes the following:
- the leuD gene encoding 3-isopropylmalate dehydratase small subunit, which gives rise to MKPFTRHCGIAAPLPLANVDTDQIVPKQFLKTVERKGLKAALFYDQRHAPDGTPVPGFVLDQAPWNEATILVAGDNFGCGSSREHAAWALADFGICCVISSRIADIFYNNSINNGLLPITVPIDLLAHLMDLAQSGATLCVDLERRTIFHGEEAHPFAIDERVRTRLLSGLDPIGEAQAEEAAIAAIEGRLAAATPWLPHSAEAEGHAA
- the leuC gene encoding 3-isopropylmalate dehydratase large subunit produces the protein MSNARTLYDKIWEAHSTPLGDSGDSLLYIDLHLLHEISSPQAFAGLREAGRPVRRPARTLAVFDHNIPTADQALGLAGVQDEEARVQLQTLERNTAEAGIEAFRMGDPRNGIVHVVGPEQGRTQPGMTIVCGDSHTSTHGAFGALAHGIGTSDVEHVLATQTLRTRKSRNMRIRFAGKPPAYVGAKDMALAMIASIGTGGGTGAVIEYVGEAVSALSMEGRMTLCNMTIEAGARAGLVAPDEKTFDYLAGRPSAPHGADWEAALAYWRTLSSDADARFDEEFVIDVSSLAPQVSWGTSPEDVIAIDATIPDPGSIDDPDRRASKSQALDYMALKACEPIAGTPIDRVFIGSCTNSRIEDLRAAAEVVRGRTVAAGVRALVVPGSGLVRAQAEAEGLDSIFVAAGLEWREPGCSMCLGMNPDRLMPGERCASTSNRNFEGRQGRGGRTHLMSPAMAAAAAVTGRITDVRKLMS
- a CDS encoding hydantoinase/oxoprolinase family protein translates to MGYRLGVDVGGTFTDLLLFEDQSGQFWRHKTPSTPHDSSEGILSGVEAVCAQAGISPKEIGIFLHGTTVATNAVLEGKGARVGLVTTEGYRQILQIARSFVPGGLAGWIVWPKPEPLAKLEDTVEIKGRMTAKGTELRPLDEEEIRSKLETLKANGVEALTVSLMNAYLNGEHERVVERIAQDVMPGVPISLSHQVLPEMQEYERTLTTVANAAVRPVVGRYVRNLRDKLERVEMKGQLALLRSDGGLMSSQKSEEQPVSLLMSGPAGGVTGALWVARNAGLKNILTLDVGGTSTDVALIEGGEPRRVRTTEVGHLSVRASSLDVKTVGAGGGSIAYVPELTKALRVGPQSAGAVPGPVAYGKGGTLPTVTDANVVLGYLPENLLGGSFKLDRAGAARAVQTIADALGIGLTEAARGIIDIVNENMFGALRMISVQQGYDPREFALMGFGGAGPLHVNAVARLMGSYPAVSPVSPGVLCALGDATTRMRTETARSLSRLRSAITGEEVIAILQDMERQVRDTLIADGLAPDTIETSFEIDVRYSGQAFEVPMTATIDQIREAGIDGLARRFDDEHRRLFTFNMDAEHELVNLRAVALGRALELPSIALERGDGDPRAAKIRDHELWMDGGPRAAAIYDRARLRAGDVIPGPAIVIEMDSTTLIETKHIARVDDYGNLLIIPA
- a CDS encoding hydantoinase B/oxoprolinase family protein, whose amino-acid sequence is MAQIIETSPQPFKTVAIDPVTLDIVENALRNARVEMDTTLVRTAMSPGIREQGDAFPLIADHKGRMIVGQFGSYIGPFLDGYSGTLEDGDMIMLSDPYSVGGAISHSNDWLVLLPVFKDGRLIAYTSMFGHQSDIGGMVPGSMPIHATSIFQEGVRVPPVKIWRKGEYQEDVVNLIMAQVRTADWCMADLNALIASCRVAARRVVEIAERFGDDVFVSACEELLQRNHRAMKQLIDTAISEEKVSFEDYICDDGLGYGPYKIKCTMWRENDRVVLDFDGTDPQSRASINFFLNENMMRMFFGIYMIMVFDPQILFNDGYYDLIDVRIPEGSLLKPRFPAALSGRTHALGRMFDILGGLLGQKTPEFLTAAGFSSSPHLFYSGTDAAGKYFQLFQIGFGGIPGRPIGDGPDGHSLFPNFTNVPNEFLERYFPLIIERYETEPDSGGAGLHRGGNGIRMSYRFLEAGLIAIHDDRWFVPPWGVNGGEPGRRARKILEKTDGTTVVVGNKVEDVAVEAGDVLHFITWGGAGWGDPYERDAELVGLEIRRGLVTPAGARAYGVVADAGGVVDLAATEELRAQLRAERGSSIPVFNYGAPIEELRARSIEETGLPAPIQPRWQVAPMAVAAE
- a CDS encoding GntR family transcriptional regulator, yielding MSRASDLAYDTIRAKILSGELAPMTQLKEEELAEMCGVSRTPIRDALRRLEADMLVRRTDTQRTFVPDWSPEEVEEIFTLRMLLESHAAGRAARFVTAEEIETLRSYTNLIRDAIEKPDFDSLTFVENNRLFHNLILSIAKSDRLAKIRGMIVEQGILHRTARHYDRVGLRRSHADHEELLLAFEARDEAWASAIMAGHILRAYHVTMREYAFQTEESEAQATEGAMATSEER
- a CDS encoding carbon-nitrogen hydrolase family protein, producing the protein MKVAAAHVSPVFMKPMESAEKAAEWIRRAGADGIDLIVFPEVYLPGFPYWINNYPPLHQVAMNRRYQDASVEVNGPEIACIRAAARDAGVVVVMGASERAEGGRTCFNSAILIDKDGELVGVHRKLKPTYAERYIWGQGDGSGLWVKPTAAGRVGALCCWEHTMNLARQAIAEQQVQIHAALWPGLSTMAGFEAVADIQIDAMMRNHALTAQCFVVCASSPVTQEIMDFLQQEFGSADMLAVGAGYSAVFHPFAAAVAGPKKGLEEGLVVAEIDLDDCSDAKMWLDGSGHYSRPDVLALLFDRRPKPTMVEVRDQFKD
- the nth gene encoding endonuclease III, which translates into the protein MKKADVFEFYRRLAENDPAPVTELHYVNPYTLLVAVALSAQATDVGVNKATGPLFAKVTTPEQMLELGEEGLKQHIKTIGLFNTKAKNAIAAARILVDQHGGEVPQDREALEALPGVGRKTANVVLNTAFGAETIAVDTHIFRVSNRTGLAPGKNVLQVELKLEKVTPKPFLQGAHHWLILHGRYICKARKPECWRCPVEDLCRFKPKTPAPPAPKA
- the dapB gene encoding 4-hydroxy-tetrahydrodipicolinate reductase; this encodes MAAIGILGAQGRMGQAIAAAAPAMGATLAGGVDVGGAVFGDHGDVATLASHCDVLVDFSAPVALAGHLAAARAAGVPIVIGTTGLQPEHHALVNEAAAAGLAVLQSANTSLGVNLLAHLVREATARLGSDWDIEIVEMHHRHKVDAPSGTALLLGEAAAAGRGSNAATLNRFDRIGHGNDRPREEGTIGYASLRGGSVAGDHMVVLASDNERIELGHRAENRTIFARGAVKACLWMVGQAPGRYSMNDVLGL
- a CDS encoding cupin domain-containing protein is translated as MTSQDWQFSLDAALATLPDDQGRLFTYPFRHGSMRIGVYAPRGEDDQAPHEQDELYIVASGSGWFVKNGERRPVKAQDAIFVEAHAFHRFEDFSDDFVTWVIFWGPKGGE